The sequence below is a genomic window from Draconibacterium halophilum.
GTGAATTCCTTCAATATTAAAACAGATTACTCCCGATTTTTGTGGTGCTTCTCCATAAATCTTCAAGCCTTTGATGGCTTTTAGTTTTTCGGTAGCATATTCCAGTAGCTCGTGTTCGTGGCGGCCAATGTTCTCAATGCCAATTTCGTTAACCAAATCGATGGCTGCACCAAAACCTGCAAGACTGGTAATATTTGGAGTTCCGGCTTCAAATTTATAAGGCAATTCATTAAATGTTGTTCCATCAAACGATACTTCCGATATCATTTGCCCGCCACCTTGGTAGGGAGGCATTTCTTCCAGCCACTTTTCTTTTCCATACAAAACACCAACACCGTTGGGGCCATACACTTTGTGGGCAGAGAATGCATAAAAGTCAACATCCAACTGCTGCACATCAATTTTTATATGTGCCGTAGCCTGAGCGCCGTCAACCAAAACAGCAACATTGTTTTTGTGGGCAATTTCAATAATTTCGGCGATAGGATTTATTGTGCCCAATACATTCGAGACGTGATTAACCGCAATCAACTTTGTTTTTGATGTAATCAGCCCCGGTAGCTTTTCTATTTCAAGTAAGCCTGTGTCGTTAAATGGAAGTTTTACAATTTTTGCATTACGTTTTTGGGCGGCAATTTGCCAGGGAACGATGTTTGAATGATGCTCCATT
It includes:
- a CDS encoding aminotransferase class V-fold PLP-dependent enzyme; its protein translation is MNYDIEKIRSYFPILQQKVYNRPLVYLDTAASAQKPVQVLLKLEQLHNDYYGNIHRGAHYMADKATVEYEEVRDKVQTFINAASRKEVIFTKGTTESINLVASSFCEKYVSEGDEIIVSEMEHHSNIVPWQIAAQKRNAKIVKLPFNDTGLLEIEKLPGLITSKTKLIAVNHVSNVLGTINPIAEIIEIAHKNNVAVLVDGAQATAHIKIDVQQLDVDFYAFSAHKVYGPNGVGVLYGKEKWLEEMPPYQGGGQMISEVSFDGTTFNELPYKFEAGTPNITSLAGFGAAIDLVNEIGIENIGRHEHELLEYATEKLKAIKGLKIYGEAPQKSGVICFNIEGIHSYDLGILIDKMGIAIRTGHHCAYPMMQHFKMSACARISFGMYNTKKEIDIFMEALNKAIMML